In Cicer arietinum cultivar CDC Frontier isolate Library 1 chromosome 7, Cicar.CDCFrontier_v2.0, whole genome shotgun sequence, a single window of DNA contains:
- the LOC101494905 gene encoding protein root UVB sensitive 6 gives MGMAPNPLNMKKQTPKIAPSSSQDILVRETLRISAELASTPLLDTTPLQSTSASTLRFICCEEIDGRRWKYVAETDSSGQFKNNSFRSLSLQTPKPPIDELTSFIRSYVVPEGFPDSVTPSYVPYMTWRALKHFFGGAMGVFTTQTLLSSVGVSRNRATPGAVAINWILKDGAGRVGKMLFARQGKKFDYDLKQLRFAGDLLMELGAGVELATAAVPHLFLPLACAANVLKNVAAVTSTSTRTPIYKAFAKGENIGDVTAKGECVGNIADLFGTGMSILIAKRNPSLITTFSLLSCGYILSSYREVKSVVLHTLNSARFSVAVESFLKTGRVPTLREGNLNEDIFSFPWKDKPVVLGSRIKDAFQDPSAYVAIEPLFDKERYIVTYNPSKCKVHAVLKDQAKSEDILKAAFHAHVLLSFIKSSNESKVSSWKEMEDLNSNVMLTVADLEACIADSCKIVTNSYWLFKNKAHEQGWTMSESLLNPGRARLCQVDNR, from the exons ATGGGCATGGCTCCGAATCCGTTGAACATGAAGAAACAAACTCCGAAGATAGCACCTTCTTCTTCTCAAGATATTCTCGTCCGTGAAACGCTGCGTATCAGTGCCGAATTGGCCTCCACACCCCTCCTCGATACCACGCCGCTTCAATCCACATCCGCCTCCACCTTGAGATTCATTTGCTGCGAAGAAATCGATGGCCGCCGATGGAAGTACGTCGCCGAAACTGATTCCTCCGGTCAATTCAAGAATAATTCATTTCGCTCTCTCAGCTTGCAAACCCCTAAGCCTCCAATTGAT GAATTGACGTCGTTCATTCGATCCTATGTGGTTCCCGAAGGTTTCCCTGACAGTGTTACCCCTTCCTATGTCCCCTACATGACTTGGAGGGCTCTCAAG CACTTTTTTGGTGGAGCAATGGGCGTTTTCACTACTCAAACCCTTTTGAGTTCAGTTGGCGTCTCTAGAAACAGAGCCACTCCTGGGGCTGTCGCAATCAATTGGATTCTCAAG GATGGGGCTGGTCGTGTGGGAAAGATGCTTTTTGCTCGGCAaggaaaaaaatttgattatgatCTCAAACAG CTGCGGTTTGCTGGTGATCTTCTAATGGAGTTGGGTGCTGGGGTGGAATTGGCAACTGCTGCAGTGCCGCATCTATTTCTTCCTTTGGCTTGTGCCGCTAATGTATTAaag AACGTTGCTGCTGTAACATCAACATCAACTAGGACACCAATTTACAAAGCCTTTGCTAAAGGAGAAAACATAGGGGATGTCACTGCTAAAGGAGAATGTGTTGGCAATATTGCAGACCTG TTTGGCACTGGTATGAGCATATTGATTGCCAAAAGGAATCCATCACTTATCACCACCTTTTCCCTCCTTTCGTGTGGATATATCCTTAGTTCTTATAGAGAG GTAAAATCTGTGGTTTTGCACACACTTAACTCCGCAAGATTCAGTGTGGCAGTAGAGTCCTTCCTCAAGACAG GACGAGTTCCCACTTTGCGGGAGGGCAATTTGAACGAGGACATATTCAGTTTTCCATGGAAAGATAAGCCTGTTGTCCTCG GATCAAGAATCAAGGATGCATTCCAAGACCCTAGTGCATATGTTGCCATAGAGCCCCTGTTTGAC AAGGAGAGGTATATTGTGACATATAACCCTTCAAAATGTAAGGTCCATGCTGTGCTGAAGGATCAGGCAAAATCAGAGGACATTCTAAAAGCTGCATTCCAT GCTCATGTGCTCTTGAGTTTTATAAAATCATCGAATGAAAGTAAGGTCTCGTCTTGGAAGGAAATGGAGGATCTTAATTCAAATGTGATGCTCACAGTTGCTGATCTCGAGGCTTGTATTGCTGATTCTTGCAAGATTGTCACAAATTCTTATTGGCTTTTCAAGAATAAAGCTCACGAACAG GGTTGGACAATGTCAGAATCACTTCTAAATCCTGGGCGAGCTAGGTTGTGTCAAGTTGATAATAGATAA